The window GCATAATGAAACTCTTCAACATAGGATAATCCCCAATAGCTTCCCGGATAAAGTAATGCTGTGGCAAGCGCAGCAGCAGTTACTAAAATCAATTTTCCACTATCACGCTTTGCAAAAGGTGGTGGGCGATGATAAATGGTAAAATTACATTCATATCGCTCATCAGATTGCAGACGAGCGTACAAATGCATTAATTGATGAATTTGATCTATACTCTTTCCAGCAATACTGAATCCATATTCAAAATCGAAAGCTTGTGTATGTAAGCCAAGATAGGTTTGCGTATACTCATCTAGACCGTTTACCTTTCCAACGGTAGTGCCAATATAGATCATTTCAAATTGTTTAATTTCAAAAGCACGTTTAGAATAGGTAATAACATCATTTACATGGAGAAATATCTCACCAAAAAGTTTTAATAGATTTTTTTGATATTCTGGATTTGTTGGATTTAGTCCCTGTTCACTTAAAATATTTTCAAAAGATGCCAAGTCAATAGGCTCTCCCAGTAATTCACAAAAACGCTCATGCATTTGTTTAAGTGAATATTTAAGTGATTTTGTATAGATAAATTCTTGTTCGTTATAAACAGTGAAAAAAGCATCATTCTCTTGAAAATAGATAAATCCATGTGCTCCGTTTAATTCAATAATATTTTGAGTATACAGAGATTTTAGTATAAGAGGTACCGGTATGATTTGATCGATATATTTAACAGCTTCCACCGTAGATGCAAATTCTTGCTCCAAAGTGAGTGGATCAACAACGAAAACATGAAAGAAACGCTCACTTTCGCTTAACCTATTTGGTGCTTCAACATATTGCAGTTGATATTCTACTGCCATATCTAATGCAAGTTCTTCATATACTTTGTTTTCTAATGCATCAGAAATATCATCATCAGGAACGTTTTTACTGATTCCTATAAGTGCCGAAATAAAACCTTTTGTATTTAAAAAAGAGATAACATATTGCTCTTTTGAAAATGACGGTGATGTAATTTCTGTAATGCTATTAAGAGTACTACTATAGTAATCTCTTCTATAAGGATTAGCTGATACGATGGTAGAAAAAGATTGTTGTTTACTCATCTAGTGTCCTATTTAAAATGTGCGAGAACCATCCCACAAAAACGATTGCCTCGATAAAATTCAACTCGATAAACTTTATGGTTTTGATCGATAGAATATTTCGGATCTAAATCACCAATACTAACATTGGCGTTAGCTTCATCATTTCCACTTTTTGGCGTGTACCCAATGATATTTACGCGAATGTCTTTGTTCTGTATTATAACCTTAAAATCGGCAGTTACAAAAAATTCTGTAGCAAAAACAACATTTTTTTGTTTTTTATCGATTTCAAGAACAATTTTTTCATCACATTTTGCAACTTCGTGGATACTTTGGGATAATGTTGTGACTTTTTTATTCCCGATATATAGGTCGAATTTATCTTTATTTTTAACAGCCAATCCCAATGGATGGGAAAAATCAAAGTGATTCAAATCAGATTGTAATGGGATATAGCTTAAATTGTTATTGATATTATCAAGATTTAATATAAATGTGTTATTAATAGTAACAGTTTCGCTTTTTTTAAGTAAATTTATAAGGTTTTCTGTTGTTAAATTAAATGTACGGGTATAAGTGATCCCTAAAAAACGCATATACGCTTCAATAGCCCGTAATTGATAAAAAACTTTTTCAGGTAAAGTCGGAAGATTTTTACTAGTTTCTATAGCAAATGCTGGTTTGTTATGATTAATAGCAAAGTAGGTTAATGAATGTTTCATGGCTTCATCATCAAAACGGGTGTTAGTATTTCGTATATCAAAGGAATGATAATCTTCAATGAGCCCGTCATTAAGTTCTTCACGAACGGCTAAGGCTATTTTATTTAAATCTTTATAAGGATGGTCGCAATCTAGAGTTGTTTGATCTATAACACATGTTTGTCCCCATGAAGCAGGATTGAATATAGTATTTTTATACTCTTTACGGTAAAAGCCGTGCCCATCGTGTAAATTTAAGATGAGATCAACTTTTGGTTCAGTTATAATGTTTTGAATCTCTTTCACAACAGTGTAATCAGGATCGCTTGAATTAATTTCGGCAAATTTACGGTTCATATCCCCATTAACGCCTCTATTATCCATTGCAATACTAAGTTTATTAAGGTTTGGCACAATCCACAAATGTCCACTTTGAATGGTATAGTATTGCGAAAGTATGGAGGTAGCAAAGTAACTCCCAGGTTCATTACCGTGAATTCCACCAATAACAAGTAATGTGGGGCCATCCTGACTGGAAGATTCATGTTTGATGAATGAAAATGAAAGGGCATGTGATTGAAAAAATAATAAAAATAACAAGATGAAAAATTTCATTGTTATTGCTCAGATATTATTGAGATTGAATTATCAGAGTTAAGTAATAACATTAGTATTTTTGGACCGGTAAAATTGTGTTTATCACTAGTGTAAACTTCATCAAAGGTTACCATAAACAGATTAGGCCGATCACCTGGATACGGGATAATATTCAGATTGGTGAAAAAGATCTCTTTTGTCTCTTTACGTTCAAAAATACGTTGTTTATAGTTCTTGAAGTCAAAGTATTCCATACCGTCAAAGCGTACAAATGTAGTATCATAAAATGATAGATAAGCTTGAAGATCGTTATATTTCCAAGCATATCTCCATTGATAGAGTTGTGAAATAATCGCATCGTAAGC of the Sulfuricurvum sp. genome contains:
- a CDS encoding M99 family carboxypeptidase catalytic domain-containing protein, with amino-acid sequence MKFFILLFLLFFQSHALSFSFIKHESSSQDGPTLLVIGGIHGNEPGSYFATSILSQYYTIQSGHLWIVPNLNKLSIAMDNRGVNGDMNRKFAEINSSDPDYTVVKEIQNIITEPKVDLILNLHDGHGFYRKEYKNTIFNPASWGQTCVIDQTTLDCDHPYKDLNKIALAVREELNDGLIEDYHSFDIRNTNTRFDDEAMKHSLTYFAINHNKPAFAIETSKNLPTLPEKVFYQLRAIEAYMRFLGITYTRTFNLTTENLINLLKKSETVTINNTFILNLDNINNNLSYIPLQSDLNHFDFSHPLGLAVKNKDKFDLYIGNKKVTTLSQSIHEVAKCDEKIVLEIDKKQKNVVFATEFFVTADFKVIIQNKDIRVNIIGYTPKSGNDEANANVSIGDLDPKYSIDQNHKVYRVEFYRGNRFCGMVLAHFK